The sequence below is a genomic window from Actinokineospora baliensis.
GCCAGTAGACCTTCTTGGGGACGTCGAGGTACTGGTAGACGCCGCCGTTGTGGAACTCGACCTCGAGGATCCGGCGGTCGGCGTCGTAGCCGATCGCCGCGATGCTGGTGGACGCGACCGGTCTGCGCTCCATCCCCCGCCCTCCGCTCGCCCGGCTCTGCGCTCAACCATGCCACCCGCGGCGCCGCTGAGCTCCTTTCCGCCACCGATGGCGCACACCGGCCCCGATAGAATGGCCCTCGGTGTGTGGCGTGGGCACGGCCACCACAACCTCAGCACCGCCTGTGGCGTCCTGTGGATGAACCCGACCGTCACCGTCGCGGCCGATCTACCCTGGAAGGCGTCGACCGGGGACCGGCCGAAACAGAGAGGAGCTGGTGGACGCGGTGCTGGAGCTCGCAGCGTCACTGCTGTCCTTCGCGCACAGCATCTTCGGCCCGGGGATCTGCCCCGGTGACTGGGTGTGGGCGACCAGCACGGCAGGCGCGTTGATCGCGTTCTTGCCGGTGCTGGGCACGGTGGTGATCGCGCTGGTCCGCAAGTTCACCGGCAACACC
It includes:
- a CDS encoding KTSC domain-containing protein, whose product is MERRPVASTSIAAIGYDADRRILEVEFHNGGVYQYLDVPKKVYWQFASAPSMGRFLNHEIKDNYPAREVD